One genomic region from Leguminivora glycinivorella isolate SPB_JAAS2020 chromosome 8, LegGlyc_1.1, whole genome shotgun sequence encodes:
- the LOC125228642 gene encoding uncharacterized protein LOC125228642, whose product MGAATANSTLRYGLTVETPRSPSYDTTLLWRRDLAKRLRRRSRPTPIPARHPKAAVIDRTTEKRKSLQETTKEVNKPIIKAQSVRSHASSRTVIEAQLSQAELEASERLAEISRRELQLEADMVRKRLDARKLQIRANADSADEHESAGSVRNSNQDRLDEWLENSRDATSKPICKRLTDEPLPKYETPRRPAQAERHIRGLSPDRQKVTYATRQATTSRSTTCLFCGGGHLTPDCRKLAAQSVGARWEWAKLNRICYRCIDAKHMKTQCKAKACGVAGCPHVHHRLLHADSPQEVREDTAMVLTQEIRSVPTSSAVTSSAEPADTTEPRAADDENDARVYVSSTPDYSVLLKSLLGILLRFREWEFAVTADIQEMFLQIQLRREDRHSQLFIWRGSRRDVTPWTYQLNRVCFGNISSPFLAHSVRNRNATDNKDRYPDAVYDIHNNHYMDDYVASYETERELISTATQVRLAHAEASFRLRSYASNSELLMRNIDPEERATGPSHLGEKQQTVLGMTWDPETDTLGYNTKMLRVPDDVKRYERSPTKRELLSAVMSVYDPLGLIAQYMISAKIVFQRVWTKGTDWDERLPAEEAEDFFRWLRALSDVSALRIPRRYATPTGAVRRELHIFSDASTEAYSAAAYWRVSNDEEETQVSLAIAKSRVCPLKVMTVPRLELTAAVVGVRLAETILREQRYPVTKVTYWTDSMVVLGWVRDDARNYRPYVSHRLAEIAEKTDRDAWRYVPTAQNPADRATRCQPAQSVRIEDEWYEGPRFLYGPETSWPSHTSNRTDDLPERKARPSTATSLAIISAKPDPSSVLPDVRRFSSYDRLLNATANVLLFIEKMRTKNKALQLQVRHLRKAEHMWLQYSQRRSFPEELRALSQNRLIDRKSRLYDLAPELGDDGVLRMKTRLGSAPVLYTALQPIILDGREPFTRLLILRAHRRSAHIHNEAVINELRQEYWILHLRPTVKSVARNCALCTLRRATPRAQPLGDLPPERLQAYQRPFTHTAQDYMGPMFVTIGRRREKRWVCLYTCLVTRAIHLESVHSLSTDSALLSLRRFAARRGWPRTMYSDNATCFRAAATELREAYRQWLPVLQTYATQNRMEWKFIPPGNPSAGGAWERMIRTVKIAMSYTFNERAPKPEVFETLLAEIENIVNRRPLTHVNVDPDSEESLTPAHFLLLHNANLPMIGVYDENEKKQWKMAQALADHFWRRWTKEYFPLLAPRKSSHDGGRQLQPGDVVIVAEPNGPRSVWPRGVVETTYPGPDGRVRSADIRTRHGTLRRPSCRLAVIASQPMHQESSTAGTKC is encoded by the exons ATGGGCGCGGCGACAGCTAACAGCACGCTCAGGTATGGATTAACCGTAGAGACACCGAGGTCACCGTCCTACGACACGACATTGCTATGGCGAAGGGATTTAGCCAAGCGGTTACGGCGTCGTTCCAGACCCACGCCGATCCCAGCTAGACATCCCAAGGCTGCCGTCATAGACAGAACTACCGAGAAACGAAAGTCGCTGCAGGAAACTACCAAGGAGGTAAATAAACCAATTATTAAAGCTCAGTCCGTCAGATCACATGCGAGCAGTCGCACTGTGATAGAAGCGCAGCTGTCTCAGGCGGAGCTCGAGGCCAGCGAACGGCTAGCGGAGATATCCCGGAGGGAGTTGCAGCTAGAAGCGGACATGGTACGTAAACGGCTAGACGCCAGAAAACTGCAGATCCGCGCTAATGCGGATAGCGCAGACGAGCACGAATCTGCTGGTAGCGTGCGGAATTCGAATCAAGATCGATTAGACGAATGGCTAGAGAACTCGCGAGACGCGACGTCAAAACCCATTTGTAAGAGGTTAACCGACGAACCTCTACCCAAGTACGAGACTCCGAGACGACCTGCGCAGGCGGAGCGGCATATTCGAGGCCTCTCACCGGACCGCCAG AAAGTGACGTACGCGACACGTCAAGCCACAACATCCCGTTCGACGACGTGCCTGTTCTGCGGTGGCGGTCACCTGACGCCGGACTGCCGCAAGTTAGCCGCCCAATCCGTGGGCGCTAGATGGGAGTGGGCGAAATTAAATCGTATATGCTATCGCTGTATCGACGCGAAGCATATGAAAACACAATGCAAGGCCAAAGCGTGCGGCGTTGCAGGTTGTCCTCACGTACACCATCGACTGCTTCATGCGGACTCGCCGCAGGAAGTGCGTGAGGATACGGCTATGGTGCTAACACAAGAAATCAGGTCAGTACCTACATCGTCAGCAGTGACGTCATCGGCCGAGCCAGCGGACACGACGGAGCCGCGAGCTGCGGACGACGAGAACGACGCCCGCGTGTACGTGTCGTCAACACCGGACTACAGCGTGCtgctaaag AGCCTGCTGGGGATACTACTTCGATTCCGTGAGTGGGAATTCGCCGTCACCGCGGACATACAGGAAATGTTCCTTCAAATACAGCTGCGAAGAGAGGATCGGCATAGTCAGCTCTTCATCTGGAGGGGATCGCGGCGTGACGTGACACCGTGGACGTACCAGCTAAACCGGGTATGTTTCGGTAACATCTCTTCTCCTTTTCTCGCACACTCGGTGCGGAATAGGAATGCGACGGACAACAAGGATCGCTATCCGGACGCGGTCTACGATATCCATAATAATCACTACATGGACGATTATGTGGCATCATATGAGACAGAACGGGAACTCATATCAACAGCGACACAGGTGAGACTAGCACACGCGGAGGCTAGCTTTCGGCTGCGCAGCTACGCTAGCAACAGCGAGTTGTTAATGCGAAACATCGATCCGGAGGAGCGAGCGACGGGACCTTCTCATCTCGGAGAAAAGCAACAGACCGTCCTCGGAATGACGTGGGACCCAGAGACGGATACGCTGGGGTACAACACGAAAATGCTACGAGTGCCAGACGACGTGAAAAGGTACGAGCGATCGCCCACTAAAAGGGAACTTTTGAGTGCCGTAATGTCAGTTTACGACCCATTAGGCCTCATAGCGCAGTATATGATAAGCGCTAAGATCGTATTCCAACGTGTGTGGACAAAGGGCACGGACTGGGACGAGCGGCTGCCGGCGGAGGAAGCGGAGGACTTTTTCCGGTGGCTGAGGGCACTGAGCGACGTGTCCGCGCTGCGAATACCCCGACGATACGCCACGCCCACCGGTGCAGTTAGAAGAGAACTGCATATTTTCAGTGATGCATCGACCGAGGCCTACAGCGCGGCGGCCTATTGGCGAGTATCGAACGACGAGGAGGAAACGCAAGTGAGCTTAGCTATAGCGAAAAGCCGAGTTTGCCCGCTAAAGGTAATGACAGTTCCCAGGCTCGAATTAACCGCAGCAGTCGTCGGCGTGCGGCTGGCGGAGACAATTTTACGCGAGCAGCGTTATCCTGTGACAAAGGTGACGTATTGGACAGATTCCATGGTTGTTCTCGGATGGGTTCGCGATGACGCGCGAAACTATCGTCCGTACGTGTCACACCGACTTGCGGAGATCGCCGAGAAAACAGATAgagacgcgtggaggtatgtacCAACCGCTCAGAACCCCGCAGATCGAGCGACGAGATGTCAACCAGCGCAGAGCGTGCGCATCGAGGACGAGTGGTACGAAGGACCGCGCTTTCTCTATGGACCCGAGACATCATGGCCTAGTCACACATCGAATCGAACAGACGACCTGCCTGAGAGGAAGGCGAGGCCGTCAACCGCGACATCACTGGCGATCATCTCAGCGAAGCCAGACCCTTCGAGCGTACTGCCAGACGTGAGACGGTTTAGCAGTTACGACAGACTGTTGAACGCGACAGCGAACGTCTTGCTATTCATCGAGAAAATGAGAACGAAGAATAAAGCCTTGCAGCTACAAGTCAGACATTTGAgaaaggcagaacacatgtgGTTGCAATACAGTCAACGACGAAGCTTTCCCGAAGAGCTTCGAGCCTTAAGCCAGAATAGGCTCATCGATCGCAAGTCGCGATTATACGACCTGGCACCCGAGCTAGGCGATGACGGCGTGTTACGCATGAAGACGAGGCTGGGCAGCGCTCCAGTATTGTACACCGCGCTACAACCGATAATACTGGATGGCCGCGAGCCGTTCACCCGTCTACTCATCCTGCGAGCTCACCGACGATCAGCGCACATTCACAACGAAGCAGTAATCAACGAACTGCGACAAGAATATTGGATACTACATCTGCGGCCGACCGTGAAGTCTGTAGCTCGAAACTGCGCGCTATGCACACTACGACGAGCAACACCGAGAGCGCAGCCCTTAGGCGATCTCCCGCCCGAGCGACTACAGGCGTATCAACGTCCCTTCACTCACACCGCACAAGACTACATGGGACCGATGTTCGTCACGATCGGACGGCGCAGAGAAAAACGCTGGGTGTGTCTATACACGTGCCTAGTGACGCGCGCTATTCACCTTGAAAGCGTGCACAGTCTTTCAACCGACAGCGCGCTACTATCACTACGAAGATTCGCCGCGAGAAGAGGATGGCCCAGGACGATGTACAGCGATAACGCGACGTGCTTCAGGGCGGCGGCGACGGAACTACGTGAGGCGTACCGGCAATGGCTGCCTGTACTGCAAACTTACGCCACTCAGAACCGAATGGAGTGGAAATTCATCCCACCTGGCAATCCTTCGGCCGGGGGCGCGTGGGAGCGAATGATAAGGACAGTTAAGATAGCGATGTCCTACACTTTCAACGAACGAGCACCGAAACCCGAAGTTTTCGAAACTCTACTCGCCGAGATAGAGAATATCGTCAACCGACGACCACTTACGCATGTCAACGTCGATCCAGACTCCGAAGAAAGTTTGACTCCAGCACACTTTCTACTTCTTCATAACGCTAACCTACCGATGATTGGCGTTTACGACGAGAACGAGAAGAAGCAATGGAAGATGGCCCAAGCGCTTGCCGACCACTTTTGGCGGCGCTGGACCAAAGAGTACTTTCCTCTACTGGCACCGAGGAAGTCGTCCCACGACGGAGGGCGGCAACTTCAACCAGGCGATGTGGTCATCGTCGCTGAACCCAATGGTCCACGCAGCGTGTGGCCCCGAGGCGTCGTCGAGACTACCTACCCGGGACCCGATGGACGGGTCCGCTCCGCTGACATCAGAACGAGACACGGGACGCTACGCAGGCCCAGCTGCAGGCTGGCGGTCATCGCGTCGCAACCCATGCACCAGGAGTCTTCGACTGCGGGGACAAaatgttag